One window of Chloroflexus aggregans DSM 9485 genomic DNA carries:
- a CDS encoding sigma factor-like helix-turn-helix DNA-binding protein, protein MHPANQLLNSLDPELRRIVYRATQAITQLPPRLRRIIQLIHLTPKQIAEQTKLSLTSVRKYLDEIYCRLGLKRKEAITLQRDVIVALAVVLYQIMYNEK, encoded by the coding sequence ATGCATCCTGCTAATCAACTACTCAATTCGTTAGATCCAGAGTTACGCAGGATTGTATACCGAGCAACACAGGCCATCACCCAGTTACCACCACGCCTACGCAGGATTATCCAACTGATCCACCTTACACCAAAACAAATTGCTGAGCAGACGAAACTCAGCCTGACCTCAGTTCGCAAGTATCTCGACGAAATATATTGCCGGTTGGGTCTCAAACGTAAGGAGGCGATCACTCTGCAACGGGACGTGATCGTAGCATTGGCGGTAGTGCTATATCAGATTATGTATAACGAGAAGTGA
- a CDS encoding sensor histidine kinase, which produces MNRLVVRLSVAFATLILLVTGILAIAIDRLADSSFRRYLAQNQIAESGLSERLAIWYAQHGSWDGAERLLSVGGMGGGYGQGGAQRPLLALADATGRVVADPHAIVGESLNATQRRAALPILVDQQVVGYLVVQAAGNRLSRAAELFLQRLRDIIWITGGIVALTGAVIGIAIARQLVQPLQHVALAVDELRQGHLTARAVVEGPIEVRRVAEAFNAMATELAAANQQRRQMIADIAHELRTPLTVIQGNLRAILDDVYPLSREEVGKIYEATVGLRRLVDDLRELSLADTGQLTLHRQPLDLNQLLAREAALFRELATVQGVALHVTLASEIPPVIADGERIAQVVRNLLSNALRYTPAGGQIMVTSTAHEQGVLVSVIDTGSGIEPTDIPHIFERFYRSDHGRSRAKGGSGLGLAIAERLIALHGGQIGVESEVGKGSRFWFWLPAA; this is translated from the coding sequence ATGAATCGATTAGTTGTCAGACTCAGTGTGGCCTTTGCCACACTCATTTTGTTGGTTACAGGAATCCTTGCGATAGCAATTGACCGGCTGGCCGATAGTAGCTTTCGGCGGTATCTGGCCCAGAATCAGATTGCCGAGAGCGGTCTGAGTGAGCGTCTGGCGATCTGGTATGCACAGCACGGCAGTTGGGATGGTGCTGAGCGGTTGTTGTCGGTGGGTGGTATGGGGGGAGGGTATGGTCAAGGTGGCGCCCAACGCCCATTGTTAGCATTGGCCGACGCTACCGGTCGGGTCGTTGCCGATCCGCATGCGATTGTCGGCGAGTCGCTGAATGCAACCCAACGTCGTGCCGCACTGCCGATACTTGTTGATCAGCAGGTGGTTGGCTACCTCGTGGTGCAGGCAGCGGGCAATCGATTGTCGCGGGCAGCCGAACTCTTTCTGCAACGCTTGCGTGACATTATTTGGATTACCGGTGGGATTGTGGCCCTGACCGGTGCTGTGATCGGGATCGCTATTGCCCGTCAGCTTGTGCAGCCATTGCAGCACGTTGCACTAGCAGTCGACGAGCTACGTCAAGGTCACTTAACCGCACGGGCCGTTGTAGAGGGGCCGATAGAGGTCAGGCGTGTCGCCGAGGCATTTAATGCGATGGCGACTGAATTGGCCGCAGCGAACCAGCAACGACGACAGATGATCGCCGATATTGCCCACGAATTACGCACACCGCTGACGGTTATCCAAGGGAACCTACGTGCGATTCTCGATGATGTGTATCCGTTAAGTCGGGAAGAAGTAGGAAAGATTTATGAAGCAACCGTCGGCTTACGCCGGTTGGTTGACGATCTCCGTGAATTATCGTTAGCGGATACCGGTCAACTAACGCTCCATCGTCAGCCGCTTGATCTCAATCAACTATTGGCGCGCGAAGCCGCGCTCTTTCGCGAATTAGCGACGGTGCAGGGGGTTGCTTTGCACGTGACGCTGGCCTCTGAGATACCGCCGGTGATAGCCGATGGCGAACGGATTGCACAGGTGGTACGGAATCTGTTGAGCAATGCGTTGCGGTATACACCGGCAGGCGGGCAAATTATGGTCACGAGCACGGCTCACGAGCAAGGTGTCTTGGTCAGTGTGATCGATACCGGTAGTGGGATCGAACCGACAGATATACCACATATCTTTGAACGTTTCTACCGGTCTGACCATGGGCGTAGTCGGGCAAAAGGTGGGAGCGGTTTAGGATTGGCGATTGCCGAGCGACTTATTGCCTTGCACGGTGGTCAGATTGGGGTCGAGAGCGAGGTCGGTAAAGGGTCGCGGTTTTGGTTTTGGTTACCGGCAGCGTAG
- a CDS encoding CBS domain-containing protein has product MSKTERVAEWMTENPVCVPPDFSALAAYERMRARGVRRMPVVDKQGNLVGIITRSDIEQAMSHPRDEEERRLARFNLAGQTVAELMTPNPLTIASSDSIGKAAAMMVRARVSGLPVVDEGRLVGIITESDIFRLVASTWAAEEEETVSS; this is encoded by the coding sequence ATGTCGAAGACCGAGCGCGTAGCCGAATGGATGACCGAAAACCCGGTTTGTGTCCCGCCAGATTTTTCGGCACTGGCTGCTTATGAGCGCATGCGAGCGCGCGGGGTGCGGCGCATGCCGGTGGTGGATAAACAAGGCAATCTGGTTGGCATCATCACCCGCAGCGACATTGAGCAGGCCATGAGCCACCCCCGTGATGAAGAAGAACGCCGGTTGGCCCGCTTCAACCTCGCCGGCCAGACCGTAGCCGAACTGATGACACCGAATCCGTTGACGATCGCTTCCAGCGACTCGATCGGCAAAGCAGCGGCGATGATGGTGCGCGCGCGGGTCAGCGGCTTGCCGGTGGTCGATGAAGGCCGGCTGGTTGGCATCATCACCGAATCGGATATCTTCCGGCTGGTAGCCAGCACATGGGCAGCGGAAGAAGAAGAAACGGTATCATCTTAG
- a CDS encoding response regulator transcription factor — MAFVLVVDDDPGIVRLVRSYLEQAGFRVASAFDGATARRLIRQERPDLVILDLMLPDEDGFDIARSLRSDPATATLPIIMLTARIDDTDRIVGLELGADDYIVKPFNPREVVARVKAVLRRVSGGTVRNRLEQGSLVLDLDGHQAWLGGNELELTPTEFALLSLFMRYPGHAFTRAELLEQGLGYAATGLERTIDSHIKNLRKKLEYDPAAPVIETVYGIGYRLRTV, encoded by the coding sequence ATGGCTTTTGTGTTGGTAGTTGACGATGATCCCGGCATTGTGCGGTTGGTTCGCTCATACCTTGAACAGGCCGGCTTTCGGGTTGCGAGTGCATTCGATGGGGCGACTGCGCGTCGCCTCATCCGTCAGGAACGACCCGATCTGGTTATTCTCGATCTGATGTTGCCGGACGAAGATGGGTTTGACATTGCCCGTTCGCTACGCTCTGATCCCGCGACAGCGACTCTCCCGATCATTATGCTCACCGCTCGTATTGACGACACCGACCGTATTGTCGGACTAGAGTTAGGCGCTGACGACTACATCGTCAAGCCCTTCAATCCGCGAGAAGTGGTAGCACGGGTGAAAGCCGTTTTACGACGTGTAAGTGGTGGGACGGTGCGTAATCGGTTAGAGCAGGGTAGTCTCGTGCTCGATCTCGATGGGCATCAGGCGTGGTTAGGCGGTAACGAACTTGAGTTAACGCCTACGGAGTTTGCTCTGCTTAGCCTATTTATGCGCTATCCGGGACACGCCTTTACGCGGGCTGAGCTACTCGAACAGGGGTTAGGTTATGCTGCGACTGGGTTGGAGCGAACGATTGACAGTCATATCAAGAATCTGCGGAAGAAGCTCGAATACGATCCTGCGGCGCCGGTGATTGAGACGGTGTATGGGATCGGTTATCGTTTGCGAACGGTATGA
- a CDS encoding prenyltransferase: MHANWLTIIIDLIKLGRPLHLLGGAIFYGIGVAAAGPELPNSFLAGLGLVTVLSAQLMNHYSNDYFDRVADALNSTPTHWSGGSRVLPEGRLPAQAALIAALSWGGIAIGLALVCVVLSPNPTLSTMILGSSILLAWVYSGPPLYLHRHGWGEVVGAWLVPGGTAMTGFILQTGTVQPVIGLVILPLCFLQFAMLIAVSLPDVVGDRAAGKRTLAGVSQSNHALGCRSYPHRISLFGTVYHRGIIPLPIPPHCADRP; this comes from the coding sequence ATGCATGCGAATTGGCTTACCATCATCATCGATCTGATCAAGCTTGGTCGCCCACTACACCTCCTTGGTGGGGCGATCTTTTATGGAATAGGTGTAGCGGCAGCCGGTCCCGAACTACCCAATAGCTTCCTTGCCGGGCTGGGTCTGGTGACGGTATTGAGCGCCCAGTTGATGAACCATTACAGTAACGACTATTTCGACCGAGTGGCCGATGCGCTCAACTCAACGCCTACCCACTGGTCGGGTGGTAGTCGGGTGTTGCCGGAAGGACGCTTACCGGCGCAGGCAGCACTGATCGCGGCACTGAGCTGGGGCGGGATCGCAATCGGTTTGGCTCTCGTGTGTGTGGTGTTGTCGCCTAACCCGACCCTCAGTACCATGATTCTCGGTAGTTCCATTCTGCTCGCGTGGGTCTACAGCGGACCACCCCTCTATTTGCATCGGCATGGTTGGGGTGAAGTTGTCGGGGCGTGGTTAGTGCCGGGAGGAACGGCCATGACCGGTTTCATTCTGCAAACCGGTACTGTGCAGCCGGTGATCGGGCTGGTAATTTTGCCGCTCTGCTTTCTCCAATTTGCTATGCTGATCGCCGTCAGTTTACCGGATGTTGTAGGTGATCGGGCTGCCGGCAAACGCACCCTAGCGGGCGTATCTCAGTCAAATCACGCACTTGGGTGTCGATCTTACCCCCATCGCATTTCTCTTTTCGGCACCGTTTATCATCGTGGGATTATACCGCTACCGATTCCTCCACATTGTGCCGATCGCCCGTGA
- a CDS encoding MFS transporter — MTTLTAVTDNRREQIGWYFYDWANSAFSTTVVTVFLGPYLTAVARNAADANGFIYPFGIPVAAGSFFPYMVSLSVLLQVFFLPVLGAIADYSNARKQMLAIFAYVGAFATMGLYFLNGDNYLLGGMLFLIANVSFGASVVFYNAFLPDIASPDRRDAVSSQGWALGYLGGGLLLAANLVFFLNAESLGVESSMAVRISLTSAGMWWAIFTIIPMLTLLNRGAVRRLPPGEHYLTVGFRQLAHTLRQMRNYPQTLLFLAAYLLYNDGIQAVIALAAQFGAEELGIGETTRIATILMVQFVAFVGALAFGALASRLGSKRVLLGSLVIWTVVVAYAYVMPANDDLQFIALGAAIALVLGGSQAISRSLFSLMIPDGQEAEYFSLYEVGERGTSWLAPLLFGLAYQFTSSYRVAIVSLIIFFIGGFILLLFVNVRRAAEEAGNQAPAHV; from the coding sequence ATGACAACATTGACGGCCGTAACCGACAACCGGCGTGAACAGATCGGCTGGTATTTCTATGATTGGGCTAATTCGGCATTTTCCACAACGGTTGTTACTGTCTTTTTAGGACCATACCTCACCGCAGTAGCAAGGAACGCAGCGGATGCCAACGGCTTTATCTATCCGTTCGGTATTCCGGTCGCAGCCGGATCGTTTTTTCCCTACATGGTCTCGCTCTCGGTATTGTTACAGGTCTTCTTCTTACCCGTTCTCGGTGCGATTGCCGACTATTCCAATGCCCGCAAGCAGATGCTAGCCATCTTTGCCTATGTTGGTGCGTTTGCAACAATGGGACTCTACTTTCTCAACGGTGATAACTATCTGCTTGGGGGTATGCTCTTTCTCATTGCGAACGTTTCCTTCGGTGCATCGGTTGTTTTTTACAACGCATTTCTCCCTGACATCGCCAGCCCTGACCGACGCGATGCCGTTTCGTCACAGGGATGGGCATTGGGCTATTTGGGGGGGGGGTTACTGTTGGCAGCAAATCTCGTCTTCTTTCTCAATGCCGAGTCGCTTGGGGTAGAGAGCAGTATGGCCGTCCGGATCAGTCTTACCTCGGCGGGCATGTGGTGGGCAATTTTTACCATCATTCCGATGTTGACCTTGCTTAATCGCGGTGCAGTGCGTCGTTTACCTCCCGGTGAACATTACCTGACGGTTGGGTTTCGGCAACTGGCCCACACCTTGCGTCAGATGCGAAATTATCCACAAACCTTACTCTTTTTAGCCGCGTATCTCCTCTACAACGATGGGATACAGGCAGTAATTGCCCTGGCAGCGCAGTTTGGTGCCGAAGAGTTAGGTATTGGCGAAACAACGCGCATTGCTACTATTCTGATGGTGCAATTTGTGGCGTTTGTTGGGGCATTAGCTTTTGGTGCGTTGGCAAGCCGTTTAGGATCGAAACGGGTCTTGCTTGGCAGTCTCGTCATTTGGACGGTCGTGGTCGCCTATGCTTACGTGATGCCTGCCAATGATGATCTGCAATTTATCGCGTTGGGAGCGGCGATTGCGTTGGTCTTGGGTGGGAGTCAAGCAATCAGTCGGTCGCTCTTCTCGCTCATGATTCCTGATGGGCAAGAGGCAGAGTACTTTAGCCTGTATGAAGTTGGTGAGCGCGGCACAAGCTGGCTCGCTCCGCTGCTTTTTGGTCTGGCCTATCAGTTCACGTCAAGTTACCGCGTAGCGATTGTGTCACTGATTATTTTTTTCATCGGTGGATTTATTTTATTGTTGTTTGTGAATGTGCGGCGGGCCGCCGAAGAGGCCGGCAATCAGGCCCCCGCGCACGTGTAG
- a CDS encoding PAS domain S-box protein, with protein MGVDLTPIAFLFSAPFIIVGLYRYRFLHIVPIARDRLIEVMADPMILVDRHGYIVDYNPAAQQLFSISKQSYQPLVNVLPWPALHTVADTLETVRVELNCPAHPDRFFDITIVPVESHDGSPSGRLFVFREITERRRSEQRVKEALQRFTDIIEQTPLVAIQRFDHHGVILEWNRVCEQFYGYTAAEACGRRVQDLILSGHAVTEFEQQIEQIWATGQPVPARKWQVRTKNGEERWLYSAMFPLFSQGQVSDIVCMDVDITDLYRAEENLRRQRDQLDTLYRLTLDWLNRRNGKDLLQAITDSAYRLLNVRYVELLLAEDDRTLAIRACTPLLPTQIESAALAALSWRAFQSRQPEIVLDYTQWPERTPDYEPLNFGPAMTLPIIVGDECLGVIGMARARQEKPFSSDEIQHAVLLTQLAALVLDNANLYSQAQRELAERKQAEEQRAKLQAQLVQAQKMEAIGQLAGGIAHDFNNILTVITGSVELAMLEIDSDHAIYPELEAIRQSAARAGELVRQLLTFARRQPGQPQLVDVNRQINDTMNMMRRLIGEHIQLQLQLDEHIERVMIDPAQLEQVLINLVVNARDAMPNGGELTIRTTSQYFSVNDLPPLRQIQAGKYVLLSVCDTGVGIAEQIRPHIFEPYFTTKPMGQGSGLGLAICDGIVTQHGGFLTVDSQPGYGSCFTVALPAVVTELQQVVNVHTADTTTRMTGHEVVLFVEDDPNVRQLGVRLLREHGYTVLEAKDANEALQLAQQYGDRVQILITDVVLPQTDGLTLARQLQSALPHLHIILMSGYLQRMLADGSTPPYPVLAKPFNRYQLLSLIRQTIDRVA; from the coding sequence TTGGGTGTCGATCTTACCCCCATCGCATTTCTCTTTTCGGCACCGTTTATCATCGTGGGATTATACCGCTACCGATTCCTCCACATTGTGCCGATCGCCCGTGATCGCCTGATCGAAGTGATGGCCGATCCGATGATTTTGGTCGACCGACATGGGTATATTGTTGATTACAATCCGGCAGCTCAACAGTTATTTAGCATCTCTAAACAATCTTATCAACCGCTGGTGAACGTTCTCCCCTGGCCGGCATTACACACGGTTGCCGATACGCTCGAGACGGTGCGCGTTGAATTAAACTGTCCAGCCCATCCCGACCGGTTCTTCGATATTACGATTGTTCCGGTCGAAAGTCATGACGGTAGCCCGAGTGGTCGTCTGTTTGTGTTTCGTGAAATTACCGAACGTCGGCGGAGTGAGCAGCGGGTCAAAGAGGCTTTACAACGCTTTACCGACATCATCGAGCAGACACCACTCGTAGCGATCCAACGCTTCGACCATCACGGGGTGATCCTCGAATGGAACCGGGTCTGCGAACAATTTTACGGATACACTGCGGCTGAAGCATGTGGCCGGCGCGTGCAAGACCTGATCCTGAGCGGACACGCTGTTACCGAGTTTGAACAGCAGATAGAGCAAATTTGGGCAACCGGCCAGCCTGTACCGGCCCGCAAATGGCAAGTTCGCACCAAAAACGGCGAAGAGCGTTGGCTCTATTCGGCCATGTTTCCGCTTTTTAGTCAAGGGCAGGTGAGCGACATTGTTTGTATGGATGTTGACATCACCGACCTCTACCGGGCCGAGGAGAATCTGCGCCGACAACGGGACCAATTAGATACTCTCTACCGGCTGACGCTCGATTGGCTCAACCGGCGCAATGGGAAGGATTTGCTGCAAGCAATTACCGATAGTGCCTATCGCTTACTCAATGTTCGTTACGTGGAATTACTCCTCGCCGAAGATGATCGTACCCTCGCTATCCGTGCTTGTACGCCACTGCTTCCAACCCAGATTGAAAGTGCTGCGCTTGCAGCACTTTCTTGGCGGGCGTTTCAGAGCCGCCAACCGGAAATTGTGCTGGATTACACACAGTGGCCGGAACGCACTCCAGATTATGAACCACTGAACTTTGGACCGGCAATGACACTTCCCATTATCGTGGGTGATGAGTGCTTGGGTGTGATCGGCATGGCCCGTGCGCGACAGGAAAAACCTTTTTCATCCGATGAAATCCAGCATGCCGTCCTTCTCACCCAACTTGCCGCCCTTGTCCTTGACAATGCGAATCTCTACTCGCAAGCCCAGCGTGAGCTAGCCGAACGAAAGCAAGCTGAAGAACAACGGGCCAAGCTGCAAGCCCAGTTGGTGCAGGCTCAAAAGATGGAAGCGATTGGGCAACTGGCCGGCGGAATTGCCCACGATTTCAACAATATCTTGACCGTCATTACCGGTAGTGTCGAGCTGGCAATGCTAGAGATCGATTCCGATCACGCGATCTACCCGGAACTTGAGGCAATTCGTCAGAGTGCAGCCCGCGCCGGCGAGCTGGTGCGGCAACTGCTGACATTTGCCCGTCGCCAACCCGGTCAGCCACAATTGGTTGATGTGAATCGCCAAATTAACGATACGATGAATATGATGCGCCGTCTGATCGGCGAACATATCCAGCTCCAGTTACAGTTGGACGAACATATCGAACGGGTAATGATCGACCCGGCACAACTTGAACAGGTGTTGATCAATCTGGTCGTTAACGCGCGGGATGCGATGCCTAACGGCGGGGAACTAACTATTCGCACGACCAGTCAATACTTTTCAGTCAATGATTTGCCGCCATTGCGACAAATCCAGGCCGGTAAATACGTGCTCCTCTCGGTTTGCGATACCGGTGTAGGGATCGCTGAACAGATCCGTCCACACATCTTCGAGCCTTACTTTACAACCAAACCAATGGGCCAGGGTAGCGGGCTGGGACTGGCAATCTGTGATGGAATCGTCACGCAACATGGTGGGTTTCTTACCGTTGATAGTCAGCCGGGGTATGGAAGTTGCTTTACCGTTGCGCTCCCGGCAGTGGTCACGGAATTGCAACAGGTTGTCAACGTGCATACCGCGGATACAACAACGAGGATGACCGGTCACGAAGTGGTCTTGTTCGTGGAAGACGACCCGAACGTTCGCCAACTCGGCGTTCGGTTGTTACGCGAGCACGGCTATACGGTGCTCGAAGCGAAGGACGCTAACGAAGCGCTGCAATTGGCCCAACAGTACGGTGATAGGGTACAGATTTTGATCACCGATGTGGTTTTGCCACAAACCGATGGCTTAACCTTGGCTCGCCAGCTCCAATCGGCACTGCCGCATCTCCATATCATCTTGATGTCAGGGTATCTCCAACGCATGCTTGCCGATGGTAGCACACCACCCTACCCGGTGCTTGCCAAACCGTTTAATCGTTATCAACTCTTATCGCTCATTCGGCAGACGATTGATCGAGTGGCATAA
- a CDS encoding homogentisate phytyltransferase: MTKHVHLLYDFARPHTIIATSVQVITMLIIVAGWRPLTPDLIGLALATLIVCLALNLYVVGINQLTDIEIDRINKPWLPIAAGRLRMRTGRRIVVAALVIALTGAAVLSTALLITVSVIALIGSLYSLPPLRLKRHPLAAALSIASARGVIANVGLAFHYQSHLAVDLPLTTLILAGVFFFGFALVIALYKDLPDARGDRLYQIETLTTRLGAQRVLQLGRVLLSLCYLLPIGVGLWSLPTFAAGFLALSHAIVITLFWWASFRVDVNQQQSITNFYMFLWGIFYTEFALLSIYQLTEPF, translated from the coding sequence ATGACGAAACACGTACATTTGCTGTACGATTTTGCCCGCCCACACACCATCATTGCCACCAGTGTTCAAGTCATTACAATGCTTATTATCGTGGCTGGCTGGCGACCACTGACACCCGATCTGATCGGCCTGGCCCTCGCTACTCTCATTGTGTGTCTCGCCCTCAACCTCTACGTTGTTGGGATAAATCAACTAACCGACATCGAGATTGATCGGATTAACAAGCCATGGCTGCCAATCGCCGCCGGACGTTTGCGCATGCGTACCGGACGAAGAATCGTTGTTGCAGCTTTAGTCATTGCCCTTACCGGGGCGGCGGTCTTAAGCACAGCACTGTTGATCACGGTGTCTGTGATTGCCTTGATCGGTTCGCTCTACTCGTTACCTCCGCTACGCCTAAAGCGACATCCGCTTGCTGCTGCATTGAGTATTGCCAGCGCACGCGGGGTTATTGCCAACGTCGGTCTGGCGTTCCACTATCAGAGCCACCTCGCCGTTGACTTACCGCTGACCACCCTCATCTTAGCCGGTGTCTTCTTTTTTGGGTTCGCCCTCGTCATTGCACTCTACAAAGACTTACCTGATGCGCGTGGTGACCGGTTGTACCAGATCGAAACACTTACCACTCGTTTGGGTGCTCAGCGGGTGTTGCAGTTGGGTCGAGTACTACTCTCGCTCTGTTATCTGTTACCGATTGGTGTAGGGTTGTGGTCATTGCCGACGTTTGCCGCCGGCTTTCTCGCCTTGAGTCACGCAATTGTGATTACGCTCTTTTGGTGGGCTAGTTTTCGGGTGGATGTGAACCAACAGCAATCGATCACCAATTTCTACATGTTTTTGTGGGGTATTTTCTACACTGAGTTTGCATTACTCAGTATTTATCAATTGACCGAGCCGTTCTAG
- a CDS encoding sodium ion-translocating decarboxylase subunit beta gives MDELALRLLQGITSITWQSLVMIAVAGLLFYLAIVHDYEPLLLLPIGAGALLANLPLSPLLGEDGMLTILYNAGVGNELFPLLIFIGIGALTDFSPLLSNPRMVLLGAAGQFGIFGTLLAALALGFNREEAASIGIIGAIDGPTSIYVSSLLAPQLLGPITVAAYSYMSLVPVIMPPVIHALTTPAERRIRMEYVSRPISRRTRILFPIVTTIGVGVLVPFAIPLIGMLMLGNLMRESGAVERLTNTSSRELANIVTLFLGLAIGSTMEGTRFLQPATLAILALGILAFVLDTAAGLLFGKFLNLLSRGRFNPIIGAAGISAFPMAARVVQKMAHDEDFENFILMHAMGANAAGQVASVVAGGVVLALMGR, from the coding sequence ATGGACGAACTAGCCCTCCGGCTTTTACAAGGGATCACCTCGATCACATGGCAATCGCTGGTGATGATCGCAGTCGCCGGTTTGCTGTTCTACCTCGCGATTGTGCATGACTACGAACCACTCCTTCTCTTGCCGATCGGCGCCGGTGCATTGCTAGCCAATCTGCCGCTCTCGCCGCTGCTAGGTGAAGACGGCATGCTCACCATTCTCTACAACGCTGGCGTCGGTAACGAACTCTTCCCGCTGCTCATCTTTATCGGCATTGGCGCGCTCACCGACTTCAGCCCGCTGCTTTCCAACCCGCGTATGGTCTTGCTCGGCGCCGCCGGGCAGTTTGGCATCTTCGGCACCTTGCTGGCTGCGCTCGCGCTCGGCTTTAACCGCGAAGAAGCGGCCTCGATCGGGATCATCGGCGCAATCGACGGTCCGACCTCGATCTATGTCTCAAGCCTGCTCGCGCCGCAGTTGCTCGGCCCGATCACGGTCGCCGCCTACAGCTATATGTCACTGGTACCGGTGATTATGCCGCCGGTCATTCACGCGCTCACCACGCCAGCCGAACGGCGCATCCGCATGGAATACGTCAGTCGTCCGATCAGCCGGCGCACCCGCATCTTGTTTCCGATTGTCACCACGATTGGGGTCGGCGTGCTGGTGCCGTTTGCCATCCCGCTGATCGGGATGTTGATGCTCGGCAACTTGATGCGCGAGTCGGGGGCGGTCGAACGGCTAACTAACACCTCGTCACGCGAGCTAGCCAATATCGTGACCCTCTTCTTGGGGCTAGCCATCGGCTCGACGATGGAGGGCACCCGTTTCTTGCAACCGGCGACGCTAGCCATTCTTGCGCTGGGCATTCTCGCCTTTGTGCTCGACACCGCTGCTGGGTTGCTCTTCGGCAAGTTCCTCAACCTGCTCAGCCGGGGCCGCTTCAACCCGATCATCGGCGCTGCCGGCATCAGTGCCTTCCCTATGGCGGCGCGCGTGGTGCAAAAGATGGCTCACGACGAGGATTTCGAGAACTTCATCCTGATGCACGCGATGGGCGCGAACGCCGCCGGGCAGGTAGCTAGCGTGGTAGCCGGCGGGGTGGTCTTGGCGTTGATGGGGAGGTAG
- a CDS encoding aminotransferase class I/II-fold pyridoxal phosphate-dependent enzyme, translated as MPHERLAELLRQHLDQLSAERRRKGFERVITERLSGDGIRGPRYRVAGYEQPFIRMNSNSYLGLAADPRLIAAAEAATHRFGVGPGAVRFISGTLAPHVALEQRLAVFHQRDAAMLFSSAYAAVLSVITSLTTPDTAIISDELNHNCIINAIRLARPREKLVYRHLDLEQLDAALAQASQTCRRAIVVTDGIFSMRGMHAPLDRIAAIVARHDAAFAENVPLIVDDSHGVGAFGATGRGSEEYCGVQADVLIGTLGKAFGMNGGYVVGSQIIIASLRETGPTYIYSNPITAAEASAALTALTILESVEGQERLAHLRAMTERFRQGLRERGFETLPGAHPVVPLFVRDPAATAALVDQLFARGVLATAIMYPVVPRGDDSIRFQISAEHTPADIDEVIAALRN; from the coding sequence ATGCCACACGAACGTCTTGCCGAGCTGCTCCGGCAGCACCTCGATCAACTCAGCGCCGAACGACGACGCAAAGGCTTTGAGCGCGTAATCACCGAACGGCTGTCAGGTGACGGTATACGGGGGCCGCGCTACCGGGTCGCCGGCTACGAGCAGCCGTTCATCCGAATGAATTCCAACAGCTACCTCGGCTTGGCTGCCGATCCGCGCTTAATTGCGGCAGCGGAAGCAGCAACGCACCGGTTTGGCGTTGGCCCCGGCGCCGTGCGCTTCATCAGTGGCACGCTTGCCCCACATGTGGCGCTGGAACAACGGCTAGCTGTCTTTCACCAACGCGATGCGGCGATGCTCTTTTCCAGCGCCTATGCTGCTGTGCTCAGCGTGATCACATCGCTCACCACACCTGACACCGCGATCATCAGCGATGAACTGAACCACAACTGCATTATCAACGCCATCCGGCTCGCCCGTCCACGCGAGAAGCTGGTCTACCGCCACCTCGATCTTGAGCAGCTCGATGCAGCACTCGCCCAAGCCTCCCAGACCTGCCGACGAGCGATTGTCGTCACTGATGGCATCTTCTCGATGCGTGGCATGCATGCGCCCCTCGACCGGATTGCCGCGATTGTTGCCCGGCATGATGCGGCGTTTGCCGAGAACGTACCGTTGATCGTCGATGACTCGCACGGGGTCGGTGCCTTTGGCGCAACCGGTCGCGGAAGTGAAGAGTATTGCGGCGTACAAGCCGATGTGCTGATCGGAACACTCGGTAAAGCCTTTGGTATGAACGGTGGCTATGTGGTCGGATCGCAGATCATCATCGCTAGCCTGCGCGAAACCGGTCCAACGTACATCTACTCCAACCCGATTACCGCTGCCGAAGCGAGTGCCGCTCTGACCGCACTCACTATTCTTGAGAGCGTAGAGGGTCAAGAGCGACTAGCTCATCTCCGAGCGATGACCGAACGTTTTCGGCAGGGCTTGCGCGAGAGAGGGTTCGAGACTCTGCCCGGCGCGCATCCGGTGGTGCCGCTGTTTGTGCGCGATCCGGCGGCAACGGCAGCCCTCGTCGATCAACTCTTCGCCCGCGGCGTGTTGGCGACCGCGATAATGTACCCGGTCGTGCCGCGTGGCGATGATAGCATCCGTTTCCAGATCAGCGCCGAACACACGCCCGCCGACATTGACGAAGTAATCGCTGCGTTGCGGAACTAA